The proteins below are encoded in one region of Hordeum vulgare subsp. vulgare chromosome 3H, MorexV3_pseudomolecules_assembly, whole genome shotgun sequence:
- the LOC123440672 gene encoding glyceraldehyde-3-phosphate dehydrogenase 1, cytosolic-like, translating to MPLDAAFSAPETTGSGSGAPVGASSSTGPANSVAPHAASSSSALEPTACAALFAGSASSSAAALDSTTTCTAVFAGPTSSAATALESTTCTTLLAGSSATSTASSSLDSATSPGTVLATPNAALLRFIPPGSAFGDVLDPYAVCPADTVFPAVLSCPVAPSVQAQLPDKDAPVDTSPVYVKGDPFAKTMYQDSEVGPRKRSRDEEDIAPAAELNEVIKNVTETVFDEQHRSFEYMDRDWLTKGEYETLEFRSKAHPPQFKEVKKSKHGKLKLGPRPGKATKPRVGINGFGRTGRLVARLILHSKNMELVVVNDPFLSIDDITRSLEDMPPGLFPPTKVLDISEREKIPWGNLGADYIVESTGIFTDTDTASSHLMGGAKKVIICALSNEAPTFVYGVNENTYTPDIGIISIADTATICLALLTKILHTTFGIRECRVTITGSSCSAAEISRALSSAIPDLVGRFVVNVCSDPQVKLSCVEMAVRLDECADYEMIKDSVRKESSSEKLHCVLANLEGGVGLKATDYLGDCRSCFFDADAGGMLGDGSFQLFAWFNHQRSYGQRCTDMILHMAKKPRVD from the exons ATGCCGCTCGACGCAGCCTTCTCCGCGCCCGAGACCACCGGGTCTGGTTCCGGTGCCCCCGTCGGCGCCTCCTCCTCGACGGGTCCCGCCAACTCCGTGGCCCCgcacgccgcctcctcctcctccgcgctCGAGCCTACGGCCTGCGCGGCGCTGTTCGCCGGTTCCGCCTCTTCCTCCGCGGCCGCGCTCGATTCTACCACCACCTGCACGGCGGTCTTCgccggtcccacctcctccgccgcGACCGCGCTCGAGTCTACCACCTGCACGACGCTCCTCGCCGGCTCCTCCGCCACGAGCACGGCttcatcctccctcgactccgcgacatccccgGGGACGGTGCTGGCCACGCCCAACGCCGCCTTGCTCCGGTTCATTCCGCCTGGCTCAG CATTTGGGGACGTCCTGGACCCCTATGCCGTGTGCCCAGCTGACACGGTGTTCCCAGCGGTCCTGAGCTGCCCTGTGGCACCTTCGGTGCAGGCGCAGCTCCCCGACAAAGATGCACCAGTGGACACGAGCCCGGTGTACGTCAAGGGGGATCCGTTTGCCAAGACGATGTACCAGGATAGTGAAGTCGGGCCAAGGAAGCGGAGCCGCGATGAGGAGGATATTGCACCTGCGGCAGAGCTCAACGAGGTCATCAAGAACGTGACAGAAACTGTTTTTGACGAGCAGCATAGGAGTTTTGAGTACATGGACAGGGACTGGCTTACAAAGGGTGAATATGAGACGTTGGAGTTCCGAAGCAAGGCTCACCCACCTCAGTTCAAGGAAGTCAAG AAATCAAAGCATGGCAAACTTAAGCTCGGACCCCGACCTGGTAAAGCAACCAAACCGAGGGTTGGGATCAATGGTTTCGGACGGACCGGGAGACTTGTGGCCAGGCTTATTTTGCACAGCAAGAACATGGAACTAGTCGTCGTCAACGACCCTTTTCTGAGCATAGATGACATT ACTAGATCCCTTGAGGACATGCCTCCTGGTTTATTCCCTCCCACCAAAGTTCTAGATATTTC TGAGCGTGAGAAAATACCCTGGGGCAATCTCGGCGCGGACTACATCGTGGAGAGCACTGGAATATTCACTGACACGGATACTGCCAGCTCTCACTTGATG GGTGGCGCCAAGAAGGTTATCATCTGTGCTCTGAGCAATGAAGCTCCCACATTTGTTTATGGTGTCAACGAAAATACGTACACACCAGATATTGGCATCATCTCAATTGCTGATACCGCTAcaatttgtcttgctctgctcaCCAAG ATCCTCCACACTACATTTGGCATCAGAGAGTGCCGTGTGACTATAACCGGATCATCCTGTAGCGCTGCAGAAATCAGCAGG GCACTCAGTTCCGCTATTCCTGATTTAGTCGGTAGGTTTGTTGTGAATGTGTGCTCTGATCCTCAGGTGAAACTGTCTTGTGTGGAAATGGCCGTTAGGCTTGATGAGTGTGCTGactatgagatgatcaaggattctgTCAG GAAAGAGTCTTCTTCAGAGAAACTTCACTGTGTACTAGCTAACCTGGAGGGAGGAGTGGGGCTCAAGGCCACAGATTATTTAGGAGATTGCAG GTCGTGCTTCTTTGATGCCGACGCTGGAGGTATGCTGGGGGACGGTTCCTTCCAGCTCTTTGCATGGTTCAACCACCAGCGCAGCTACGG CCAGCGCTGCACTGACATGATTCTACACATGGCGAAGAAGCCTAGAGTTGATTGA